The following proteins come from a genomic window of Sphaerisporangium rubeum:
- a CDS encoding alpha/beta fold hydrolase encodes MTTTRRAVLAGSAAAVTTAVLGATAAQASPRPKTGPKPTVVLVHGAFADASGWNDVIAKLVRENYPVIAPANPLRSVAGDSAYLASVLATLSGPIVIAAHSYGGIVVTNAAAGNPDVKALVYVAAFVPDEGESLLGLQTKFPGSRLNEAALDFRPYAEGLVDGYIKKDVFHDVFAQDVPRPTTDLMHAGQRPADARTLGEPSGAPAWKTIPSYYLVARNDRVLPAAAQRFMARRAGSTVREVDASHVAMISQPAAAADLIKQAAR; translated from the coding sequence ATGACGACGACCCGCAGAGCGGTGCTGGCCGGCTCCGCCGCCGCAGTGACCACCGCCGTGCTCGGAGCGACCGCGGCGCAGGCGAGCCCCCGGCCGAAGACCGGGCCCAAACCCACCGTGGTGCTCGTGCACGGCGCCTTCGCCGACGCCTCCGGCTGGAACGACGTCATCGCCAAACTCGTCCGCGAGAACTATCCGGTGATCGCACCGGCGAACCCTCTACGCAGCGTGGCCGGCGATTCGGCCTATCTGGCCTCCGTCCTCGCCACGCTCAGCGGCCCGATCGTCATCGCCGCGCACTCCTACGGCGGGATCGTCGTGACGAACGCCGCGGCAGGAAACCCGGACGTGAAGGCGCTGGTCTACGTGGCCGCGTTCGTCCCCGACGAGGGAGAGTCGCTGCTGGGCCTGCAGACGAAGTTCCCCGGAAGCAGGCTCAACGAGGCGGCACTGGATTTCCGTCCCTACGCCGAGGGCCTCGTCGACGGATACATCAAGAAGGACGTGTTCCACGACGTCTTCGCGCAGGACGTCCCGAGGCCGACGACCGACCTGATGCACGCCGGCCAGCGTCCCGCCGACGCGCGCACGCTCGGGGAACCGTCCGGCGCGCCGGCGTGGAAGACCATCCCCTCCTACTACCTCGTCGCCAGGAACGACCGGGTGCTGCCGGCGGCGGCGCAGCGGTTCATGGCGCGACGTGCCGGTTCGACGGTCCGCGAGGTCGACGCCTCACACGTCGCGATGATCTCGCAGCCCGCCGCGGCGGCCGACCTCATCAAGCAGGCCGCGCGCTGA
- a CDS encoding 2TM domain-containing protein, whose protein sequence is MTTNMSEAARKWGLWIHALFYVLSNVAQVVVWAVYDSAHHFWPIWSIVFWGIGLGFHAWSVYSPARSSTAS, encoded by the coding sequence ATGACGACAAACATGAGCGAGGCGGCCCGTAAGTGGGGTCTGTGGATTCACGCGCTGTTCTATGTCCTGTCCAATGTCGCGCAGGTCGTGGTGTGGGCCGTCTACGACTCCGCACACCACTTCTGGCCGATCTGGTCGATCGTCTTCTGGGGCATCGGACTGGGCTTCCACGCCTGGAGCGTCTACTCGCCGGCCCGATCGAGCACCGCGTCCTGA
- a CDS encoding ATP-binding protein: MRLWRDGIEIDPGPRQQAQLLALLLARAGHPVSTRELIDLMWADDAPASALNLIQKYVGGLRRVLEPEVPARASGTHLHRRGNAYVFDAGAGTLDLVTFRQLVAAAEAALTRQDPEAALGHYVEALGLWRGPAGDGLSFESPATPILAALDDEFYAACVAAAELAVSSRRPERVLPPLHLAASMAPFHEPVHAGLIACLGAAGRQAEALSAFHLVRDRLTEELGIDPGPALRAAHLRVLTQAPASPPVPSMEGDSGRAPVRPAAGLVGRDDEAGVLRQAVEAAVTGRSGLVIVEGEPGSGKTRLLEESAAVADRRGALVAWASCMEGDGTPSMWPWEQALTVVLDSLRAPAREKWLSGELGRIIESRDDAAAPPVSGGRAQFRLFEQVVTFIGQASAERPTLLVMDDLQWIDATSLQLLNHLVGRLPAGTAIIAALRDRAPTPGPDLSRVLATASRRPAHRRIRLGPLSPVDVAELIRRETGQEPGADITRDIHARTAGNPFFVRELSRLLSDRGALGDAGTSAPAGVPSTVRDVVRDRMAGLDTDARDLLRVAALIGRDVDLGLLARAAGVEVANCLERLEPLRALGLLETAPEDPFSWRFAHDLVRESIMETTEQLLAVRLHLRVADALEATQADDESVTERLAFHLSAAGPLADPVRTVEALKRAGRRAMTKLAFAAADRHLESAARIARTAGLPELELSALSLIAVAPRRQAGFGGTTADLLERAEHLARQLGREVEAAGLLFARLFGAYTFLEWNRFGLVRRLYEQGEASADPVVRVYGRQAWGLHQWDIGAIGEAYRVFVANDPALLDGVVASHSESAIRRDVSGEWPGWRAVMTAMHGDVEAARAMIDEWNGSDDAFAISTWAYYTSIIASKAGDADWVLRTIDRWMTVGTGRTAVQQEHYVRLIWSWARALTGDDPAGVTAEAERLLDGTLADPPRWGVAYHHALIAEMWLAAGMPDKAAAALGRADKAMESHGQRYAEGLVLLLHACLLQARGEPAEAVRAAAERARDRSAAHGSHLFAGRAERLLADLEHPDT, translated from the coding sequence TTGCGGCTGTGGCGCGACGGCATCGAGATCGATCCCGGCCCTCGGCAGCAGGCGCAACTGCTGGCTCTGCTCCTGGCGCGCGCGGGCCATCCGGTCAGCACCAGAGAACTGATCGACCTCATGTGGGCCGACGACGCCCCCGCCAGCGCGCTCAATCTCATCCAGAAGTACGTCGGGGGGTTACGCCGAGTGCTCGAACCCGAGGTCCCGGCCCGCGCGTCCGGCACGCATCTGCACCGCCGCGGCAACGCGTACGTGTTCGACGCCGGTGCCGGCACCCTGGACCTCGTCACGTTCCGGCAGCTCGTCGCGGCGGCCGAGGCGGCTCTCACCCGGCAGGACCCAGAGGCGGCGCTCGGCCACTACGTCGAGGCGCTCGGCCTCTGGCGCGGCCCCGCCGGGGACGGATTGTCCTTCGAGTCCCCCGCGACGCCGATCCTCGCCGCTCTCGACGACGAGTTCTACGCCGCCTGCGTGGCGGCGGCCGAGCTGGCCGTGTCGTCACGCCGGCCCGAGCGCGTGCTCCCGCCGTTGCACCTGGCCGCGTCGATGGCGCCGTTCCACGAACCCGTGCACGCCGGCCTCATCGCCTGCCTCGGCGCCGCGGGACGGCAGGCGGAGGCGCTGTCGGCGTTCCACCTGGTCCGTGACCGCCTCACCGAGGAGCTCGGCATCGACCCCGGACCGGCGTTGCGGGCCGCGCACCTGCGCGTTCTGACGCAGGCCCCGGCCTCGCCGCCGGTGCCGAGCATGGAAGGCGACAGTGGCCGTGCACCCGTGCGGCCGGCGGCCGGCCTCGTCGGCCGGGACGACGAGGCCGGTGTGCTGCGGCAGGCCGTCGAGGCGGCGGTCACCGGCCGCAGCGGGCTCGTCATCGTGGAAGGCGAACCGGGGTCGGGGAAGACGCGCCTGCTGGAGGAGTCCGCCGCCGTCGCCGACCGGCGTGGCGCGCTCGTCGCCTGGGCCTCCTGCATGGAAGGCGACGGGACACCGTCGATGTGGCCGTGGGAGCAGGCGCTCACCGTCGTCCTCGACAGCCTGCGCGCGCCGGCCCGCGAGAAGTGGCTGAGCGGTGAACTCGGCCGCATCATCGAGTCCCGGGACGACGCCGCCGCGCCACCGGTCTCCGGCGGCCGTGCGCAGTTCCGCCTGTTCGAGCAGGTCGTCACCTTCATCGGCCAGGCTTCGGCCGAACGTCCGACGCTGCTCGTCATGGACGATCTCCAGTGGATCGACGCCACCTCGTTGCAGCTGTTGAACCACCTGGTGGGCCGGCTCCCCGCCGGCACCGCGATCATCGCCGCTCTCCGCGACAGAGCCCCCACACCCGGCCCCGACCTTTCCCGGGTGCTGGCCACCGCCAGCCGGCGGCCGGCCCACCGCAGGATCCGGCTCGGCCCGCTGAGCCCGGTCGACGTGGCCGAGCTCATCCGCCGCGAGACCGGCCAGGAACCCGGCGCGGACATCACCCGCGACATCCACGCGCGCACCGCCGGCAATCCTTTCTTCGTCCGCGAACTGTCGCGGCTCCTGAGCGACCGCGGCGCGCTCGGCGACGCCGGCACATCGGCGCCGGCCGGGGTGCCGTCCACCGTGCGGGACGTCGTCCGCGATCGGATGGCGGGCCTCGACACCGACGCTCGCGATCTGCTGCGGGTCGCCGCGCTGATCGGCCGCGACGTCGATCTCGGCCTGTTGGCCCGCGCCGCCGGTGTCGAGGTCGCGAACTGCCTCGAACGCCTCGAACCGCTGCGTGCGCTCGGCCTGCTCGAAACAGCGCCGGAGGACCCGTTCTCGTGGCGGTTCGCGCACGACCTGGTCCGTGAATCGATCATGGAGACGACGGAGCAGCTCCTGGCGGTACGGCTGCACCTGCGTGTCGCGGACGCGCTCGAAGCAACCCAGGCGGACGACGAGTCCGTCACAGAACGCCTCGCCTTCCACCTGAGTGCCGCAGGACCGCTGGCCGACCCGGTCCGCACCGTGGAGGCGCTGAAGCGCGCCGGCCGGCGCGCGATGACCAAGCTCGCGTTCGCCGCCGCCGACCGGCACCTGGAGTCGGCCGCGCGGATCGCGCGGACCGCCGGTCTCCCGGAGCTGGAGCTCTCCGCTCTGTCACTGATCGCCGTCGCGCCGCGCCGGCAGGCCGGGTTCGGCGGCACGACGGCCGATCTGCTGGAGCGCGCCGAACACCTGGCACGTCAGCTCGGCCGCGAGGTCGAGGCCGCCGGTCTGCTGTTCGCGCGCCTGTTCGGGGCCTACACCTTCCTGGAGTGGAACCGCTTCGGCCTGGTCCGCCGGTTGTACGAACAAGGCGAGGCGTCCGCCGATCCGGTGGTCCGGGTGTACGGCCGGCAGGCCTGGGGCCTGCACCAGTGGGACATCGGCGCCATCGGCGAGGCGTACCGCGTCTTCGTCGCCAACGACCCGGCCCTTCTCGACGGGGTCGTCGCCTCGCACAGCGAGAGCGCCATCCGGCGTGACGTCTCCGGCGAGTGGCCCGGCTGGCGGGCCGTCATGACGGCGATGCACGGTGACGTCGAGGCGGCACGCGCCATGATCGACGAGTGGAACGGCTCCGACGACGCGTTCGCGATCTCGACCTGGGCCTACTACACCTCGATCATCGCTTCGAAGGCCGGTGACGCGGACTGGGTGCTGCGCACGATCGACCGGTGGATGACCGTCGGCACCGGCCGCACCGCCGTCCAGCAGGAGCACTACGTACGACTGATCTGGTCGTGGGCCAGGGCCCTCACCGGCGACGACCCCGCCGGTGTCACGGCGGAGGCCGAGCGCCTTCTCGACGGCACGCTGGCCGACCCGCCGCGATGGGGGGTCGCCTACCACCACGCGCTGATCGCCGAGATGTGGCTGGCCGCCGGCATGCCGGACAAGGCGGCCGCCGCTCTCGGCCGAGCGGACAAGGCCATGGAGTCCCACGGCCAGCGTTACGCGGAAGGACTCGTCCTGCTGCTGCACGCGTGCCTGCTCCAGGCGCGCGGCGAACCGGCCGAAGCCGTACGAGCCGCCGCGGAGAGGGCCCGCGACCGATCCGCCGCACATGGGTCCCACCTCTTCGCCGGCCGCGCCGAAAGGCTCCTCGCCGACCTGGAGCACCCGGACACCTGA
- a CDS encoding bile acid:sodium symporter family protein encodes MGSPLILASLPFAIGVVMLGLGLSLTLDDFRRVGRYPKAVVVALLCQIVLLPVICFGLVLVFRLPAEAAVGLLLVAAAPGGPTANLFSHLFGGDVALNVTLTAINSVLAVVTLPVVVNLSAGYFLAGEAAVGLQFGKTAQVFLMVIVPVAVGMFVRSRAPELTRRLNIPVRVFSIVVLVTVIYAVLYGERENLVGYFVAVGSAVLAFNIVSLLAGYGVPRLTGVDHRGATAAGFEIGIHNTGLAITVALSPTLLNSPEIAVPGAVYGIVMFFTATGFGWLIGRRARVSATP; translated from the coding sequence ATGGGCTCCCCGTTGATCTTGGCCAGTCTGCCTTTCGCCATCGGTGTGGTCATGCTCGGCCTGGGGCTCAGCCTGACCCTGGACGACTTCCGGCGGGTGGGACGGTATCCGAAGGCGGTCGTGGTCGCGCTGCTGTGCCAGATCGTGCTGCTGCCGGTGATCTGCTTCGGTCTGGTGCTCGTGTTCCGGCTGCCGGCGGAGGCGGCGGTCGGGTTGCTGCTGGTGGCGGCGGCGCCTGGTGGGCCGACGGCCAACCTGTTCAGTCATCTGTTCGGGGGGGACGTCGCGCTGAACGTCACGCTCACCGCGATCAACTCGGTGCTGGCGGTGGTCACGCTGCCGGTCGTGGTGAACCTCTCGGCCGGGTACTTCCTGGCCGGCGAGGCGGCGGTCGGGTTGCAGTTCGGCAAGACGGCGCAGGTCTTCCTGATGGTGATCGTGCCGGTCGCGGTCGGGATGTTCGTGCGTTCGCGCGCGCCTGAGCTGACGCGGCGGCTCAACATCCCCGTCCGGGTCTTCTCGATCGTGGTCCTGGTCACGGTCATCTACGCCGTGCTGTACGGGGAGCGGGAGAACCTGGTCGGCTACTTCGTCGCGGTCGGGTCGGCCGTGCTGGCGTTCAACATCGTGAGCCTGCTGGCCGGGTACGGCGTGCCGCGCCTGACCGGTGTGGACCACCGTGGGGCCACGGCGGCCGGGTTCGAGATCGGCATCCACAACACCGGGCTCGCCATCACGGTCGCGTTGAGCCCGACGCTGCTGAACAGTCCCGAGATCGCGGTCCCCGGTGCGGTGTACGGCATCGTCATGTTCTTCACCGCGACCGGGTTCGGCTGGTTGATCGGCCGACGGGCCCGGGTGAGCGCGACCCCCTGA
- a CDS encoding GmrSD restriction endonuclease domain-containing protein — translation MTADSYDIDVKPEIQLMEQVLTPLAAGELRIPKFQRPFVWRPEQILDLFDSIERGYPIGSLLFWETSLSLASLDYIGDLPVPRPGEGRPVAYVLDGHQRLSALFGTLRRPATARRSTEQSDWMWWPYRVLGDVDDGGSRYRHWKRAEAPPPHYLPMRSVLRTIDFLAFARELAAKATPDMDVDRLISEAELVSQRIKSYKLAVVRLVGGSLDVAVEVFSRVNSTGQPMRPAQMVSALTYRTSDQPSLSDRIDEMVELVADTGFGEISSDAVFRAVLAIAGEENVQEARWDVLARRVQNQLQDAVDATEVALVRAVLFIRDQIGVPLARLIPYDAQLMLLATFFHNCPVPDTKQIDRLTRWFWVTSWSGYFAGANTTQIRQALQEMKEFAGGRRSLSVAGERSRPFPDRFDLRSARVRAFIIWELQEFPERLTAEGARIPAVEVLARAANAAYRHVVTKRGAPAVSSPANRLIMPTAPRVSVRNTLLNLPDHLRDVVLASHGIPLQAWELLRVNDDEGFVEMRRTTLAARERAFMATLGLTAGVDVVGEADIDTE, via the coding sequence GTGACCGCGGACAGTTATGACATCGACGTCAAGCCTGAGATCCAGCTGATGGAGCAGGTCCTGACCCCCCTCGCCGCCGGTGAGCTCCGTATACCGAAGTTCCAGCGGCCGTTCGTGTGGCGGCCGGAGCAGATCCTGGATCTGTTCGACAGCATCGAGCGGGGATATCCGATCGGAAGTCTTCTGTTCTGGGAAACCTCACTGAGCCTTGCCAGCCTGGACTATATCGGGGACCTGCCTGTGCCTCGGCCTGGTGAGGGACGGCCGGTGGCGTATGTCCTAGACGGTCACCAGCGACTCTCCGCACTCTTCGGAACGCTACGCCGACCCGCGACCGCACGCCGTTCCACAGAACAGAGCGACTGGATGTGGTGGCCATATCGTGTTCTAGGAGACGTGGACGATGGTGGTAGTCGGTACCGGCACTGGAAGCGTGCGGAAGCGCCACCTCCACACTATCTCCCCATGCGCTCGGTGCTGCGAACCATAGACTTCCTGGCGTTCGCCAGGGAACTGGCGGCAAAGGCGACCCCGGATATGGATGTCGACAGGCTCATCAGCGAAGCGGAACTCGTGAGCCAGCGGATCAAGTCCTACAAGCTTGCCGTGGTTCGGCTGGTAGGAGGCTCCCTTGACGTCGCAGTAGAGGTCTTCTCCCGCGTCAACAGTACGGGTCAGCCCATGCGGCCGGCTCAAATGGTCTCGGCGCTGACATACCGGACTAGTGATCAGCCGAGTCTGTCTGACCGAATCGATGAGATGGTCGAGCTCGTCGCGGATACCGGATTCGGTGAGATCTCTTCGGACGCTGTGTTCCGTGCTGTCCTGGCCATCGCGGGAGAGGAAAACGTCCAGGAGGCCCGCTGGGATGTGCTGGCCCGCAGAGTGCAGAACCAGCTTCAGGACGCAGTTGACGCCACGGAAGTCGCACTGGTGCGAGCCGTCCTGTTCATTCGCGATCAGATCGGCGTGCCGCTCGCGCGTCTTATCCCGTATGACGCGCAACTGATGCTGCTGGCTACCTTCTTCCACAACTGCCCTGTTCCGGATACCAAGCAGATCGATCGACTCACCCGGTGGTTCTGGGTGACATCCTGGTCGGGATATTTCGCCGGAGCCAATACCACGCAGATCAGGCAGGCCCTGCAGGAGATGAAGGAATTCGCTGGTGGGAGGAGATCCTTGTCTGTCGCGGGTGAGCGGTCGCGGCCGTTCCCCGACCGCTTCGACCTGCGCAGTGCTCGCGTCCGTGCCTTCATCATCTGGGAACTCCAGGAATTCCCGGAGCGGCTGACGGCAGAAGGAGCGAGGATTCCCGCCGTCGAAGTGCTGGCGCGTGCGGCCAACGCGGCGTACCGGCACGTCGTCACGAAACGTGGAGCGCCGGCGGTGTCCAGTCCTGCGAACCGGCTGATCATGCCGACCGCCCCCCGAGTCTCAGTACGCAACACTCTGTTGAACCTTCCCGATCACCTCAGAGACGTTGTCCTCGCCAGTCACGGGATCCCTCTTCAGGCATGGGAACTGCTACGAGTGAACGACGACGAGGGTTTCGTCGAGATGAGAAGGACGACGCTGGCGGCACGCGAACGTGCGTTCATGGCCACGCTCGGGTTGACGGCCGGTGTCGATGTCGTGGGCGAGGCGGATATCGACACGGAATGA
- a CDS encoding DUF3696 domain-containing protein, with translation MVIESSVRRQAALTKLSAMPLVRLSVENYRCFSKRQELELPSITVVLGKNNSGKSALVRAPLVLSTGIRGESTLPLDLGMLGDDAPEFVDLVHRRLEHGNVTLSYEFVVGSEPPVRLQVTVQNIAEWHTQLVSRWHLRVGDTTAELEWLSNEAFADPDGQVYRLTLPGIAEQVVMQRFEGLFPDVAGPEWRTFRIGMDRIRAGFDQIRLMGPFRVRPSRFGRVPARAPEEDGELGRNTAATLIHDHVRRGGRLLAKVNEYLSAHLPGWELEVVPRYDAYSVGLKSTVTRGLWVPATDTGTGVAQVLPILVRRAQDELDPPGRDILEIVEEPELHLHPSAQASLADLYLAAAKKTSVRFLIETHSETFLLRLRRRVAEGGLDPGMLALYFVESTGDTATARRINVDSLGNVDYWPQGIFAEDFEETRALLAAQLDRQGPNAR, from the coding sequence GTGGTGATCGAGTCATCCGTACGTCGTCAGGCAGCTCTGACTAAGCTGAGCGCCATGCCCTTGGTGCGACTCTCCGTCGAGAACTACCGCTGCTTCTCCAAGCGGCAGGAACTGGAGCTACCGTCTATCACAGTGGTGCTCGGCAAGAACAATTCAGGGAAAAGCGCCTTGGTGCGCGCACCATTGGTGCTGTCCACCGGCATCCGGGGTGAGTCGACGCTTCCGCTGGACCTTGGCATGCTCGGCGATGACGCGCCAGAGTTCGTCGATCTCGTCCACAGGCGTCTGGAACATGGCAATGTGACGCTGAGTTACGAGTTCGTCGTCGGGTCTGAGCCGCCGGTCAGGCTCCAGGTGACCGTTCAGAACATCGCCGAATGGCATACACAACTGGTCAGCCGCTGGCATCTCCGCGTGGGAGACACCACGGCGGAGCTCGAATGGCTTTCAAACGAGGCGTTCGCGGACCCCGACGGGCAGGTTTATCGGCTTACGCTCCCCGGCATCGCCGAGCAGGTGGTCATGCAAAGATTCGAAGGCCTGTTCCCGGACGTCGCGGGGCCCGAATGGCGAACGTTCCGCATCGGAATGGACCGCATTCGTGCGGGTTTCGATCAGATTCGCCTGATGGGACCGTTCCGCGTCCGCCCGAGCCGGTTCGGCAGAGTCCCTGCCAGGGCTCCGGAGGAAGACGGCGAGTTGGGGAGGAACACGGCGGCCACGTTGATTCATGACCATGTCCGCCGAGGTGGCCGGCTCCTCGCTAAGGTCAACGAGTACCTCAGTGCGCACCTCCCTGGCTGGGAACTGGAGGTGGTTCCCCGCTACGACGCCTACTCGGTGGGGTTGAAATCGACCGTGACCCGGGGATTGTGGGTGCCTGCCACGGACACCGGAACCGGAGTGGCGCAGGTGCTTCCCATCCTTGTGCGCAGAGCACAGGACGAACTTGATCCTCCGGGCCGGGACATCCTGGAGATCGTGGAAGAGCCGGAACTCCACTTGCATCCCTCGGCCCAGGCATCGCTGGCGGATCTCTATCTCGCCGCCGCTAAGAAGACCTCCGTCCGTTTTTTGATCGAAACGCACAGTGAGACCTTTCTGCTGCGCCTCCGGCGAAGAGTGGCCGAGGGAGGACTTGATCCCGGCATGCTGGCCCTGTACTTCGTGGAGAGTACGGGAGACACGGCGACGGCCCGTCGCATCAACGTTGATTCACTCGGCAATGTCGACTACTGGCCGCAGGGCATCTTCGCCGAGGACTTCGAGGAGACAAGAGCGCTCCTCGCGGCCCAACTCGACCGCCAGGGTCCGAATGCGCGTTGA
- a CDS encoding ArsR/SmtB family transcription factor, with product MGIWRIGPDVLARGRFAVSPLTQTVAALNALHQGHAGPGREEWLRRHGPAYRERLAGDRVAALLVRAALRPRWLADFLVTPPHDDDRTFHDEVRRVRRTPADVVTADLTTAAGAPLPPELRVPDLPDRAAVLLEWVWTETVEPEWPRLRQVFEADILSRTGRLSTGGWTAALAGLRPGLRWLGDGRLRINAYDNPPRDLHPEARLMFIPTVTTSGWVTWDIPHRYAVVYPATGLLADPTPHAAADPPAAVSALIGPVRADILARLGEPRTTTQLAALTGHSLGSVSGHLGILLAARLLHRRRSGRSVLYYRTSLGDDLINPRA from the coding sequence ATGGGGATCTGGCGGATCGGGCCGGACGTGCTGGCGCGCGGCCGGTTCGCGGTGTCGCCGCTGACGCAGACCGTGGCGGCCCTGAACGCGCTGCACCAGGGCCACGCCGGTCCGGGACGGGAGGAGTGGCTGCGGCGGCACGGTCCGGCGTACCGCGAACGGCTCGCCGGGGACCGGGTGGCGGCGCTGCTGGTCCGGGCCGCGCTGCGGCCCCGATGGCTGGCGGACTTCCTCGTCACGCCGCCGCACGACGACGACCGTACGTTCCACGACGAGGTACGGCGCGTCAGGCGGACCCCGGCCGACGTGGTCACGGCGGACCTCACCACAGCCGCCGGAGCGCCACTGCCACCGGAACTGCGCGTCCCCGACCTGCCGGACCGCGCCGCCGTCCTGCTGGAATGGGTCTGGACCGAGACCGTCGAACCGGAGTGGCCCCGCCTGCGCCAGGTCTTCGAAGCCGACATCCTCTCCCGTACCGGCCGCCTCAGCACCGGCGGCTGGACCGCCGCACTCGCCGGCCTGCGACCCGGCCTGCGCTGGCTCGGCGACGGCCGCCTGCGCATCAACGCCTACGACAACCCCCCGAGGGACCTGCACCCCGAGGCCCGCCTCATGTTCATCCCCACCGTCACGACCTCCGGCTGGGTCACCTGGGACATCCCGCACCGCTACGCCGTCGTCTACCCCGCCACCGGCCTCCTGGCCGACCCCACCCCGCACGCGGCAGCCGATCCCCCCGCCGCGGTGAGCGCTCTGATCGGCCCCGTCCGCGCCGACATCCTCGCGCGCCTCGGCGAACCACGCACCACGACCCAACTGGCCGCGCTCACCGGCCACAGCCTCGGCTCGGTGAGCGGCCACCTGGGAATCCTCCTGGCCGCACGACTGCTCCACCGCCGCCGCTCCGGCCGTTCGGTCCTCTATTACCGCACGTCACTCGGCGACGATCTCATCAACCCCCGGGCTTGA
- a CDS encoding GNAT family N-acetyltransferase: MRSDVSLRPLDENLLQELLAAAAADADPVEVMPPVAGPGGWTDERREAFLRFHRSRSLCAEPVESTYAVVVGETVVGAARLFPLTDARRAVEAGVWIGRSYRGGGVGRAVLRGLVDLARAGGAERLFASTTAGNMAVRRLLAELGAEPACDGGDEVTAWVDLADG; this comes from the coding sequence ATGCGTTCTGATGTCTCACTGCGGCCACTGGACGAGAATCTGCTGCAGGAACTGCTGGCGGCCGCCGCCGCCGACGCGGACCCCGTGGAGGTGATGCCGCCGGTGGCCGGGCCCGGGGGCTGGACGGACGAACGCCGGGAGGCGTTCCTGCGGTTCCACCGGTCGCGGTCGTTGTGCGCCGAACCGGTGGAGAGCACGTACGCCGTCGTCGTGGGGGAGACTGTGGTGGGGGCCGCTCGGCTGTTCCCTCTCACCGACGCGCGGCGCGCGGTCGAGGCGGGTGTGTGGATCGGACGTTCGTACCGCGGTGGTGGAGTCGGCCGTGCGGTGCTCAGGGGGCTTGTGGACCTTGCTCGCGCCGGCGGCGCCGAGCGGCTGTTCGCGAGCACGACCGCCGGCAACATGGCCGTTCGGCGGCTGCTCGCCGAACTCGGCGCCGAGCCGGCCTGTGACGGCGGTGACGAGGTGACGGCCTGGGTGGACCTCGCCGACGGCTGA
- a CDS encoding MFS transporter: MRTYRELFRAPEFTPLFAGASAQVAASTVAGLALGSLVYASTGSPLLSALSMFGPSFAQVAGAMVFLSTADRVAPRAMLAGLASMFAVGTLVMTLPGMPVWGMFGVIVVMGLAQAAGSGVRWGLLTEILPEGGYILGRSVFNMSVGVMQILGFGIGGTLVAVLSPRVALVVAAGLDVVAALVLRFGLSRRAPRAAGRPSLRETWRGNARLLASAERRRVYFAMWVPNGLVVGCEALFVPYAPEAAGVLFMAAAFGMLAGDTLVGRFLPGRWRGRLTMPLRVLLAVPYLLFALPLPLPVAATASAVASVGFGAGLLLQERLVALTPEELRGQALGLQSSGMMTMQAVGAAIAGLVAQHVATGVAMAVMAVLSLLTTTSLVPRRAKVAAVAGTAD, translated from the coding sequence ATGCGTACCTATCGGGAGCTGTTCCGCGCGCCTGAGTTCACTCCGTTGTTCGCCGGTGCGTCGGCGCAGGTGGCCGCGTCCACGGTCGCGGGGCTGGCGCTCGGGTCGCTGGTGTACGCGAGCACCGGGTCGCCGCTGTTGTCGGCGCTCAGTATGTTCGGACCGTCGTTCGCGCAGGTGGCGGGGGCGATGGTGTTCCTGTCCACGGCGGACAGGGTGGCGCCTCGGGCCATGCTGGCGGGGCTCGCCTCGATGTTCGCGGTGGGGACGCTGGTGATGACGCTGCCGGGGATGCCGGTCTGGGGGATGTTCGGTGTGATCGTCGTCATGGGGCTGGCGCAGGCGGCGGGGAGCGGGGTGCGGTGGGGGTTGCTGACGGAGATCCTGCCGGAAGGGGGGTACATCCTCGGCCGGTCGGTGTTCAACATGTCGGTCGGGGTGATGCAGATCCTGGGGTTCGGGATCGGGGGGACGCTGGTGGCGGTGCTGTCGCCGCGGGTGGCGCTGGTCGTCGCGGCGGGGCTGGACGTGGTGGCGGCGCTCGTCCTGCGGTTCGGGTTGAGCAGGCGTGCGCCTCGGGCCGCGGGGAGGCCGTCGCTGCGGGAGACGTGGCGGGGGAACGCGCGGCTGCTGGCGTCGGCGGAGCGGAGGCGGGTGTACTTCGCGATGTGGGTGCCGAACGGGCTGGTCGTGGGGTGTGAGGCGTTGTTCGTCCCGTACGCGCCTGAGGCGGCGGGGGTGCTGTTCATGGCGGCGGCGTTCGGGATGCTGGCGGGGGACACGCTGGTGGGACGGTTCCTGCCGGGCCGGTGGCGGGGACGGCTGACCATGCCGTTGCGGGTGCTGCTGGCGGTGCCGTACCTGTTGTTCGCGCTGCCGTTGCCGCTGCCGGTGGCGGCGACGGCCTCCGCGGTGGCCTCGGTGGGGTTCGGGGCCGGGTTGCTGCTGCAGGAGCGGCTGGTCGCGCTGACGCCGGAGGAACTGCGGGGACAGGCGCTCGGGTTGCAGTCCTCGGGGATGATGACGATGCAGGCGGTCGGTGCGGCGATCGCGGGGCTGGTCGCGCAGCACGTGGCGACCGGGGTCGCGATGGCCGTGATGGCGGTGCTGTCGCTGCTCACCACGACGTCCCTGGTACCGCGCCGCGCCAAGGTCGCGGCGGTCGCGGGGACGGCGGATTGA